The Lycium barbarum isolate Lr01 chromosome 4, ASM1917538v2, whole genome shotgun sequence nucleotide sequence TAAAAGACGGTAAAGACATATTGAGAAACTAATAAGAGCAATGCTGTGCATGAATCATCCTACGTTCATGCAAGATACAAAAAAGAATTGGACCCCAAGGGGATATGATGTAGGCAACATATTCCGACGCAAGTATCAGCTATTTATTTCATAACTTGAATCCATAATCTACATGTCACACATGACTTTACCATTGCTTCAAAACCCCTTTAATTATTGAAATACTACATTAAAAAATAAGAGATGAGCCTAAATGAAACGATATAAGCAGTAAGAATTCAAATGGCAGTCTCCAACAGATTTGAGGCATAGTCGTTATTGTAATAGCATTACACCTTCTGACACAAGTGAAAAATGCAGTTAACATAACCATCTATTTGAGAAGAAAACATTAAACTGAAAAACTAAGTAACAACATGAAATAAATggaaaagagaagatcaagcgaAGCCTTGAAAAGaagttaaaaatgaaaatagaagAATGAAACAAAACACCAATATCCTTCTTGAGGAGTTGATTATAGTGTCCTACAAAATCATCCTCAGGCTAATGCAAATCAGAATTAACTCTTAAAAGGGTACAAAAAGACGATTGACTAGtagaaataaataagaaaattaaCTGCATAATATTAAGCAGCACAACTATATCAACATATATTCATATCATACACAAGATTAAAACTACTTTCATGCATTCAAACATCAACGAGAAAAGACATTGAAAACGGCGACTAAACTCTCCAATAAGCCTCACGTGTTATCAAATTATGATACAAGAAACTCAACTCTCGGACGACACAAAGGAGATAAATGTTATAACAGTCTAAAAAGAAAACGGAAATCAGCTACAAAGTCTATATTCTAGACAGGTATTTAACACATCACAGAAAAAACTAAATCGGGACTTCCATTTTTATTGGTGCATGTAAAGAAGTATTTACAGATGCATTCTGAAGCCAATCCTTCGCGCAAATGAGGGCCTCAACAGTCTCGGGTCGCAAAGAACACCTGTAACGATCCATCTCTTTCCCTACCGTGCTAAATACAGCGTCAGCTGTAACGGTAGAAACCGGAACTGACAAGATATCACGAGCCATTTTCGACAGGGTTGGGTACTTCATCCTGTTAAGCTTCCACCAACCCACCACATCAAACTCGTGAACACGAGGCAACAAGGACTCTTCCAAATATTGATCAAGTTCTGACCTTGACTGCTGGCTTGTCGTCTCCATAATATAAGCATCAAAATCTGTAAGGCCGGCCTCACCGGCCCCGCCATTCTCCTGCTTCAAAGCTCCACCGTTTACCTCTTCGGCATAAGTTGGAGTCAGAGGTAGAGGAAGTGCCACATATTCAAGGAAGAGCTCGTGGATTCCTTCTTCGACAATCTTCACATAGGTGGCAGCTTCTTCACCGTATATTTTCGTGAAGCTGAATTCGACGAGCTTCATTTTGAAGCGTGGGTCCATTACTACGGCGATAGCTAATATTAGACAACAACTCTTCCAGTATTTATCAAACTCCTCTTGCATTGTTTTAGTAAGGCTGCTGATGGATGGATCTTCGTTTGCTGCAGCACGAGCGAGTTCCAATTGAATCTTCCACGCTTCATGGAAGAACGTGTTGGTTGTTGGAATTGTTGGTGCAGTCAGAAGATTGGCTGTGTCGAATAGGATTTTCAAGTAGTTACACAGAACCTCGACTTGCTTCCAATCTTCCATTGACGGGGCGTCCTTGTAATCAGGATCGGATGTATCCAAGCATGAAAATACTTCCTTCAACTCTGATGCAGCCAACAACATCTCGTAAGTCGTGTTCCATTGAGTTTGGTCATCGAGTGCCAAAGTCTTTGTGCTCGGCACCTGAAGCTGCTGTTTGAGCTCGATAAACTTTTCCTCATGGGATTCCGATGTTTTCACGTACTTCACGCTATCTCTTATTTTCTTAACAGTTCCATGCAAAAACTTAAATGCACCTTGAGCAATGCTGCTTAACGTTCGAGCAAGACAACTTGCTACCAACAACTGACCATTGAGCACAAGAGGGTTCTTCACAGATAGTAAAGCTCTAAGATTATCAACAGCCGAATCACCCAACGGTTGATTAATAGTGACAGAAAATAACTTCCCTTCCATGCTCCAGTCAGAAAGGCAAGCAGCAACAGCATGGCTAAAAGCCGTGTCGGAATCTGGATATGGTTCCATGATGATATTGAGTATTTTCCTGTGAATTTTCCAGTCACTGTCAATATATTGCCCGGTTATGAACACGTAGCCCACGGTGTAGCAGGAGGACCACATATCTAGGGTTAAGCAGATTCGTCCAGGCACTCCTTCAATTACCTTCTGAATGGCTTGTTTCTCTCTAAGATAAGTTGCAACACAATCTCCTTGCACAGTGTTGAAGCTCACCATATCGAAACGAGGTTGAAGATTCTGGACAAAAGCAAGAAAGCCTGAATGCTCAACCATGTGAAGGGGATAGTCGTGCATGATGATCATCCTAGAGATCTCCTGGCGGCACCGGTCGGGATCAAAAGCAAGGTAAGGAGCAGAAGCAGTCCGATAACGTCGTTTTGGTGGATCGGTACTACCACCATATCCACTCACCTTAGAAGGTGTACTATTATACGGGCTCAATTGATTATTATTCTGTTGGTTTCGTAGGACTACTGGACAGGTTCCTTTGGCGATATGGCGCTTCAGGTGACTAGTGCCAGCTACTTTTGAACCTGTACTGTATGCAAATGATTGCTTGCACTGCTTACATTGTGCCCTTCTAGTTCCACCGCCCATATTTTCAATGGTGAAGTGTTCCCAAACTATTGACTTCTTTTTCCTACGCTTGCTCGGTGGTGTTTCTAGATTGTTTGGAGGTGTTTCTATATAGTTGGGTTGTGGCTCTGCAAGGACCATCTCGTTTAGCGGGATTAGCTCATCGTCCGGAACCATTTCATTCCTGGGGACTATCTCATTACCATGCACCATATGATGTTCATGTGCCATCTCATGTTCCGGCACCATCTCATGATGATGTTCATCTGTCATCTCATGTTCTGGCACCATCTCGTGATTATGTTCATGTATCATCTCATGTTCCGGAACCATCTCGTGATTATGTTCATGTGTCATCTCATGTTCCGGCACCATCACATGATTATGTTCATGTATCATCTCATTTTCCTGCACCATCTCGTGACTCTGTTCATGTGTCATCTCATTTTCCGGCACCATCTCATGACTCTGTTCATGTGTCATCTCATTTTCCGGCACCATCTCATGACTCTGTTCATGTGTCATCTCATTTTCCGGCACCATCTCATGACTGTGCTCATGTATCATCTCACTTTTCGGCACTGTCTCATGATTCTCAGTGGGAGTAGCTGGGGTTTCTGGGGTCGCCATCAATGTCCAGAAGCTCAAGGCTGCGGGAAGCAAGACACTATCAATTATCGGTATAATATAATGATAAAGAAaatgagaaagaaaaagaaaaacatgtGTATCGTAAACTGAAGAAAAAGAAGTGCGGAGAAATAAAAACATCCCTGAAAGTAGCACCATATGGGTGTGCGTCTGTGCATTTTTTTGTGATAAGTCTCAGGAAACTAAGATTCTTttttgtgttaaaaaaaaaaaaaaatcaatatgaATTCGCTTCTTCCTCTATATTCTCTCTCCCTCCTCCCCTCTGTAAACTAGTGTCTATTTGATATTTTCCCTACGGCTCGACGTATTCAATCTCCGATAAGTTTAAACACACAACTCATTCACTCCTCTGTCAATAGTAGAGAAAGCACTCCTTTATCAGTGCAACCTCTTTCCCAGTAAAGAAAGAAATGGCTACAGCAACATTAACATTCCTTCGAATGGCTTAGGTCCTAAAGAAATGTTAATGTTGCACCTTTGCTCCATAAAGACGAATAACAGGTGGGTCCGTGGACTTGTCGTAAAGCTCAAAAGTATGACATAAACTTTCTTTTAACCTTCTTCCGGCTAACGGCAGAGCTGTACATAGTATTTCAAACTTAAAAAGCGTTTGGACATGAATTGGTTGATGGTTGAAAAAAGGTTTGATGTTAAGTTGACAAAATGGTATTTGAAAGTTGTATTTTGACATGAAAAAATAGTTGAAGTATTGTGAGTTGAACTTGAATCTGTTTTTCAAACTTCAAATTCCATATTTCAAGTTTGAAGTTGAAATAGTGGGCCAGTTTGATGAGCAAAATGCATGCCTTGATGCTTCTTGGAAGGCCCGGTGTTAGTGGACACCTCCACTAACACCGGCACGATCCGAATTCCCAGCTGACCCAgagctcaataataataataataatagtcctcCTAAGGCAATAAGGAGTTAGTTCTTCAGAGCTGAACAATTCAGCCCTTGGTGCTTTCTAAAAGGCCTAATGTAACCTCCACCAACACGGCCCGTCCCGAATTCACAGCTGACCCAAACTTCAATTAATAATAGTCCTCCTAAGGCAACAAGGAGTTGGTTCCGCAAAGCTGCACAACCCAGCCCTTGTGCATCTAGGGAGGCCCCGTGTGACCTCAATCAACACCGGCCCGAATTCACGGCTGACCCAAAGTTCAATAATAATAGTAGTCCTCCTAAGGCAACAAGGAGATAGCTCCTCAGAGCTGAAAATCCAGGCCTTGGTCTTCTTGGAAGGCCCTGTGTAACCTCCACCAACACCGGCCCAGCCGGCCCAAATTCACAGCTGACCCAAagtgggtcatttgcacgattgcccttcaaaggcactggcctttaatttttgcccctcaaattgttggtctttaatatttgtccttcgcctaataccccgaggctTTGGATTCAAACTCCGGCTCAGTCCAAAACTCTGCCTttcgattttattttattttttaaattttttgactgAGCCGGTTTCGAACCCGGTACCCATGGGTTTTTAGGCAAGGGAAAAAATTAAGGACCAAACAAactgaggggcaaaaattaaagaccagtgcctttgaagagcaatccgcacaaaaaaacgACCCAAAGTTTAATAAAAATAAGTCCTCCAAAAAACAACAAGGAGGATAGTATTGGGTTAAAATGGACATTTCACAACACATGGGCTAACAACAAGTACAAACAACTACTTGCTAAAATCTGACTCAGAAAATGGATCAAACATGGGCTTCTAGATAAAATCTAAACAAAGCCCACATCAAAATCCTCTTTTCTAATAACAATGGATCCATAACACTgcccagaagaaaaaaaaatctccaaAAATTTCAAGAATCATTTCACAAACGGCCTAAATTTCATTAAACCTGCAACTTCAAGCCCAGAAcatcaaaattatatatataaatcctaactttttttaaaatatatcagCAGATATTTTAATTAAGCCTGAGACACTTCAAATAACAAAATACAgttataaaaaaacaaaaatctaACAACACAGCTTTAAAACCTTATTttaacctatgttgctcggactcttcaaaaatgccaACGGGTGCATGTCGAACACTCCAAAAACagtgtatttttggagaatccAACATGGGTGCGGccacatttttggagagtccgcgCAACATAGATTTTGACCACGAATCTACTAGAAAACAAGGAATTAGCATAGCTAAACAGTATCTAGCTACGGATTAGTGAcggattataagaaaattcactATTTAGCGACGGATTAGCTAGGGAATATCGACAAATTCCGTAGTAGTATAAATTATCTAGCACACATTTACACAAAAATATAATCATTTCATAGATTCAACCAAACAATCTTCACAGTAACACAATAAACCAATAACAAAATatccaaaaacataaaaataaatcaaATCTTAATTGAACAAAAGGAAACTAATAAAGAATTTTAAAAAGAATACTATAACTATTGAAAAATTTGAATTTTGAGCAATACCCAAGTACCAAAATGGAATTTTGAGCAAAACCCAAGTACCAAAATGGAATTTTCAGCAATACCCAAGTACCAAAATGGAATTTTGATCAAAACCCAAGTACCAAAATTGAATTTTGAGCAAAACCCAAGTACCAAGATTGAATTTTGATCAAAACCCAAGTACCAAGATTGAATTTTGAGCAAAACCCAAGTACCAAGATTCAATTTTGAGCAAAACCCAAGTACCAAAATTGAATTTTGAGCAAAACCCAAGTACCAAGATTGAATTTTGAGCAAACCCCAAGTACCAAAATTGAATTTTGAGCAAACCCCAAGTACCAAGATTCAATTTTGAGCAAAAATCCAAGTACCAAAATAAagcaataaaaaataaatcacatttaaattgaacataaaagtaaaataaggaaaaaaattaaaaagaaattactaTACCTGTTGAAATAAAATTGAATTTTGAGCAATACCCAAGTATTAAAAATTCAATTTTGAGCAAAACCCAAGTACTAAAATTGAATTTTGATCAAACCCCAAGTACCAAAATTGAATTTTGAGCAAAATCCAAGTACCAATTTCGAAAccggtgagttttttttttttcaagaaccgGTAGTGAAGCAGATCTAGGGTTTGCGCCGTAGCAAGAAGAggagagagaaagaagagagagaatTGGGCTTTGAACCCGAAATAAAAACCAAACTGGACTTATTGTTATGATATTTTTTTGGGGTAGATTGGTTATTAGTGAAAGGTTcaattgaccaaaaaaaaaagatttaaattgTGTAATTGGATATGGACTTGATGTGTGAAAATTGAAGGTGTATTAGTGTGTGTTTTTTTTGTTTGGGTTAGATTTTTAACGTACCCTTTTTGGTGAAGTTGGCTTTGATGTGTCATGTGTGGTGTGATGGACCATAGCCCACTTTTTTATGGTATTTTTTGGTTGGTTAGTATTAGCTAGGGGGGTGGACTCTTTGTTATGATATTTTTTTGGGGTCTATTGGGGATTGGCTATTAGTGATAAGATTCTATTGACAAAAGAAAAG carries:
- the LOC132636968 gene encoding zinc finger BED domain-containing protein DAYSLEEPER-like, encoding MATPETPATPTENHETVPKSEMIHEHSHEMVPENEMTHEQSHEMVPENEMTHEQSHEMVPENEMTHEQSHEMVQENEMIHEHNHVMVPEHEMTHEHNHEMVPEHEMIHEHNHEMVPEHEMTDEHHHEMVPEHEMAHEHHMVHGNEIVPRNEMVPDDELIPLNEMVLAEPQPNYIETPPNNLETPPSKRRKKKSIVWEHFTIENMGGGTRRAQCKQCKQSFAYSTGSKVAGTSHLKRHIAKGTCPVVLRNQQNNNQLSPYNSTPSKVSGYGGSTDPPKRRYRTASAPYLAFDPDRCRQEISRMIIMHDYPLHMVEHSGFLAFVQNLQPRFDMVSFNTVQGDCVATYLREKQAIQKVIEGVPGRICLTLDMWSSCYTVGYVFITGQYIDSDWKIHRKILNIIMEPYPDSDTAFSHAVAACLSDWSMEGKLFSVTINQPLGDSAVDNLRALLSVKNPLVLNGQLLVASCLARTLSSIAQGAFKFLHGTVKKIRDSVKYVKTSESHEEKFIELKQQLQVPSTKTLALDDQTQWNTTYEMLLAASELKEVFSCLDTSDPDYKDAPSMEDWKQVEVLCNYLKILFDTANLLTAPTIPTTNTFFHEAWKIQLELARAAANEDPSISSLTKTMQEEFDKYWKSCCLILAIAVVMDPRFKMKLVEFSFTKIYGEEAATYVKIVEEGIHELFLEYVALPLPLTPTYAEEVNGGALKQENGGAGEAGLTDFDAYIMETTSQQSRSELDQYLEESLLPRVHEFDVVGWWKLNRMKYPTLSKMARDILSVPVSTVTADAVFSTVGKEMDRYRCSLRPETVEALICAKDWLQNASVNTSLHAPIKMEVPI